The window AGGTTTGTGTTCCCGAAACCAACTGGCGCATTTGGGCAACGGGCATTTGGGCCTCCGAGTCTTGAGCTCAGGGATTCTGTTAGAGAAACGCGAGCGATTATAGATTTAGACAATTTAGACACCAGAATTGTGCTAGTGTTTTGCCCCACCTGCTGGGTCGAATACATGTTAGGTGACAACTCGTTGAACAAATCAAAATTTGACTCGCTGCCAGAATTGGCGTAGAACCACCTCTCCTTGTAACACCTCGCCTTGAACTCACAGAAGGGAGTGCTCCTATGAAACGCGTCCTTCCTTTCAGTGTACTGGCGGTATTGATATCTCTCCTGCTTATGCGGCTAGCAGGTACAACCTCCGGTCAGCAGCTAGGCGACCCGAATTTCGACGCACGAGTCGCCCGCGCGGCCTACACAAAAAAGCGCCCCAGAGTGCTCTTCGACGAAGCCCATAATAATTTCCACACCAGCGGCGGGCGCTATAAGCCGTTCGTCGACCTCATCACAAACGACGGCTATCAGGTGACGGCCAATAAAGAGAAGTTTTCGACCGGATCGCTGAAGGGTTATGACATTCTAGTGATCGCCAACGCGCAGGACGTTTCCAGGGGCGACGTGGCGGCCTTCACCGAAGGGGAGTGCGACGCCGTCCGCGACTGGGTGAAGGGGGGCGGCTCGCTGCTGCTCATCGCGGACCACCAGCCGTGGGGCGCGGCGGCGTCCAACCTGGCGGGGCGCTTCGGCGTAGAGATGCGGAGCGTCTTCACCATTGACCCGTCAACTCACGACCCGGAGATGGTCCGGTTGTTCGGGGAGACCGGTCAGGGTTATCTCATGTTTACGCGCGAAAACGGGCTCCTAACGGACCATCCCGTAACCAGGGGCCGGAACGCTGGGGAAAGGGTCAATCGAGTCATGACTTTCGTTGGCCAATCACTCACATGGCCGGGCGGGGGCCTCGCTTTCCTCAAGTTGGCCGGCACCGCACTGGACGTTCAGCGGTCCGGGGAGAGGGTTTCGGCCGCGGGCCGCGCTCAAGGAGTCGCGTTAAGGTTCGGCAAAGGTCGGGTGACGGTCCTCGGCGAGGCCGGGATGCTGTCGGCGCAGGTCGTCGGACGGGAGCAGGTTAAGTTCGGCATGAACCGCCCGGGGATAGATAACAGGCGTTAGCGCTCAACATCATGCACTGGCTCTCGGGGCTGCTGAAGTAAGGTGGGGCGGCTTCACCGGTCGGTCTGATTTTGTACCTGCCGGCGGTGCCGCCTAACGAATTAAGGATTCTTGTCGCGCGAGTCTGCGAGCCGCGACAAAATCCGGGGTTGAACTGAAACAACCAGTCATTGCAGGTGAGCCGCGATTGATCGTCTCTCAAGTTCATTGATCGCATCCAGGTTGCAGGCTGCTCACGCGGCCACCTGAATTCCAACGTTAGTGCGGGTTGTATGGTATCGTCGGGCGGCGACTGAATTCGGGCGTTAGGCAGACGCACCTACCACACGGCGTGTAGACAATCGGAGCCCACTATGCCACTCAGGCACTACGACCGCTCACGCGGCCCGTCAAGGCTCGCTGAGATGGGCGCGCTACTGGCTTCCGCCGCGCTCGTCTGCACCACCGGTGGGGCCGTCGGCCCCCTCGCGGGCCAAGACGTCCCCGTGCGACCGGGCGCTCCCGATACCTCGCCCTTCCGGCCACTCGAGCTGCCGGCACCCAATGCGTACCGAACCGCGTCCGGTACGCCCGGCCCCCTGTACTGGCAGCAGCGCGCCGACTACTCGATCCGCGCGTCACTCGATACCGTAACGCACACGGTACGCGGCGAGGAGACAATCCGCTACAGCAACAACTCACCGGATACCCTCCGGTACGTTTGGATCCAGCTCGATCAGAACCTCGGCTCCGCCGCCAATCCTCTCACGATCGTGAGCCAGCGGTACAGCGACGAACCGGGCTTCGTCGGGGGATATGTGATCGAGCGCGTGGGTGCACTGTCCTCGTCGAGTCGCGGCGCTCGGGCCACCGTCACGCCGCTCGCCCATCGCATCAGCGCTACGTTGATGCAGGTGACCCTAGACCGGCCGCTGTTGCCGCGCGGCGTCCTCCATCTCCACATCGCCTGGCGTTTCCAGGTCCCGCTGTACTGGCGAACCGGTCGGGAGCGGTTCCCCGAAGGGTGGCTTTACCAGGTCGGACAGTGGTTTCCGCGCCTGGCGGTGTACGACGACGTGCGCGGGTGGAACACGGAACAGTACACGGGCCACAGTGAGTTCTACCTGGAGTACGGCGACATCGACTACGCGATTACGGCACCCGCAGGCTACACCGTGATCGGATCGGGTGTCCTCGTGAACGCGGCCGAGGTCCTGACCGCCGAGCAGAGGCGCCGGCTGGCGGTCGCGATCCGTTCGGACACGACCGTTCGCATCATCACCCCGGAGGAGGTCGGGAGCCCCGCGCTCCGCCCGTCGGGAACCGGCGCGACGCGCACGTGGCAATTCCGGGCCACCAACGTGCGCGACGTCGCGTGGGCAGCGGCGCCCAATTTCATCTGGGACGCGACGGGATGGCAGGGCA of the Gemmatimonadaceae bacterium genome contains:
- a CDS encoding M1 family metallopeptidase — translated: MPLRHYDRSRGPSRLAEMGALLASAALVCTTGGAVGPLAGQDVPVRPGAPDTSPFRPLELPAPNAYRTASGTPGPLYWQQRADYSIRASLDTVTHTVRGEETIRYSNNSPDTLRYVWIQLDQNLGSAANPLTIVSQRYSDEPGFVGGYVIERVGALSSSSRGARATVTPLAHRISATLMQVTLDRPLLPRGVLHLHIAWRFQVPLYWRTGRERFPEGWLYQVGQWFPRLAVYDDVRGWNTEQYTGHSEFYLEYGDIDYAITAPAGYTVIGSGVLVNAAEVLTAEQRRRLAVAIRSDTTVRIITPEEVGSPALRPSGTGATRTWQFRATNVRDVAWAAAPNFIWDATGWQGILIQALYPSAALPLWARAAEVAREAIRAFSARVAPYPYPTAIHVNGPVGGMEYPMIVFSRAREANQGLNHPERTLLYYSLHEFGHQWFPMLVGSNERLYGWQDEGIVNLVELVVRRDRFREDSLLDDPFVGDKLVADLQTWGSREGTIMSPMERDPDGLFYVHYTKSSGGLYFLRNEVVDSVAFDEALREYARRWAFKHPTPADFFRTMNDALGEDLSWFWRSWFFRTDHLDLAVDSVVQQDTSGVTTSTIHLSLRAEMVAPVDLLIVGADGSKRSVKLPVQVWHRGTPYVYRLVTSPQARPVRIEIDPRGVYPDVKRSNNSWKAAP